A window from Catenulispora sp. MAP5-51 encodes these proteins:
- a CDS encoding MarP family serine protease has product MDILDILLLLIVAAFAVSGYRQGFVVGVVSFAGFLGGLALGFVIVPSFLDRSSASLLASVIALCAVLALAVVGQVLGSMLGGKLREAITWEPARLVDAVSGAVVSVVAVLMVAWFLGLALFTSSVPTISDQVRSSSILKGMTQVLPQGANQWFNGFSNILNRNGFPQVFAPFQAEDPANVPAPDQSLLGSPVIAADRASIVKIRGQAPSCGKDIEGSGFVYAPGKVMTNAHVVGGTRSLVVRQSDNRQYAATVVLFDPKRDIAILDVPSLKAPQLNFDLAGKANDSALVVGYPEDGPFSVDPARIREQITATGADIYSSGNVRRQVFALYAQVQQGNSGGPLLSTDGRVLGVVFAKSLEDKNTGYALTAQEVSSDAAAGAATDVPVNTQACAI; this is encoded by the coding sequence ATGGACATCCTCGACATCCTGTTGCTGCTGATCGTGGCGGCGTTCGCGGTCTCCGGGTATCGGCAGGGTTTCGTCGTGGGAGTGGTCTCCTTCGCCGGCTTCCTCGGTGGTCTGGCGCTGGGCTTCGTGATCGTCCCGTCCTTCCTGGACCGCTCCTCGGCCAGCCTGCTGGCCTCGGTGATAGCGCTGTGCGCGGTGCTGGCGCTGGCGGTGGTCGGGCAGGTGCTGGGCTCGATGCTGGGCGGCAAGCTGCGCGAGGCCATCACCTGGGAGCCGGCCCGGCTGGTGGACGCGGTGAGCGGCGCGGTGGTGTCGGTGGTCGCGGTGCTGATGGTGGCCTGGTTCCTGGGCCTGGCGCTGTTCACGTCCTCGGTGCCGACCATCAGCGACCAGGTGCGCTCCTCCAGCATCCTCAAGGGCATGACCCAGGTGCTGCCGCAGGGCGCCAACCAGTGGTTCAACGGCTTCTCCAACATCCTGAACCGCAACGGCTTCCCGCAGGTGTTCGCGCCCTTCCAGGCCGAGGACCCGGCGAACGTCCCGGCCCCGGACCAGTCGCTGCTGGGCAGCCCGGTGATCGCCGCCGACCGGGCCTCGATCGTGAAGATCCGCGGCCAGGCCCCCTCCTGTGGCAAGGACATCGAGGGCTCCGGCTTCGTGTACGCCCCCGGCAAGGTGATGACCAACGCGCACGTGGTCGGCGGCACCCGCTCCCTGGTGGTGCGCCAGTCCGACAACCGGCAGTACGCGGCCACCGTGGTGCTGTTCGACCCCAAGCGCGACATCGCGATCCTGGACGTCCCCAGCCTGAAGGCGCCGCAGCTGAACTTCGACCTGGCCGGCAAGGCCAACGACTCCGCCCTGGTGGTCGGCTACCCCGAGGACGGCCCCTTCAGCGTCGACCCCGCGCGCATCCGCGAGCAGATCACCGCCACCGGTGCCGACATCTACTCCAGCGGCAACGTCCGCCGCCAGGTGTTCGCGCTCTACGCGCAGGTCCAGCAGGGCAACTCCGGCGGCCCGCTACTGTCCACCGACGGCCGGGTGCTCGGCGTGGTCTTCGCGAAGTCCTTGGAGGACAAGAACACCGGCTACGCGCTGACCGCGCAGGAGGTCTCCTCCGACGCGGCCGCCGGCGCCGCCACCGACGTTCCGGTCAACACCCAGGCCTGCGCGATCTGA
- a CDS encoding cell wall-binding repeat-containing protein: MGAGPVVSRLAYPAYTAGALAAQKGGPLLLTGKTGLDPRVAAELGRILAPGATVYVLGGTEALSPKIESDLTALHLSVKRLSGPTRFDTAVAVAGAISAHPHTVMVATGMNAPDALAAGAAAAQDPAGGVVLLSQDGTLPAATKAYLADVNPATTKVYGVGGQGVAAVATMPAIAAHATALKGSDRYQTDIAVASETALFPNPAAIGLATGRTWPDALAGGAFIATQHGPLLLTDGPNVPAETTAWVATHAAHLTGLTVFGGENAVPYTAARSVAVTAWGPTAWVNKLIDLP, from the coding sequence GTGGGGGCGGGTCCGGTTGTCAGTCGTCTTGCGTATCCGGCCTATACGGCCGGCGCCCTGGCCGCGCAGAAGGGCGGTCCGCTGCTCCTGACCGGCAAGACCGGCCTGGACCCGCGGGTGGCGGCCGAGCTCGGCCGGATCCTCGCCCCCGGCGCGACCGTCTACGTGCTCGGCGGCACCGAGGCGCTGAGCCCGAAGATCGAGAGCGACCTCACGGCACTGCACCTGAGCGTCAAGCGCCTGTCCGGCCCGACCCGGTTCGACACGGCGGTCGCCGTCGCCGGCGCCATCTCCGCGCACCCGCACACCGTGATGGTCGCGACCGGCATGAACGCGCCGGACGCCCTGGCCGCGGGCGCCGCGGCGGCCCAGGACCCGGCCGGCGGCGTCGTGCTGCTGTCGCAGGACGGCACGCTCCCGGCGGCCACCAAGGCCTACCTCGCCGACGTGAACCCGGCCACCACGAAGGTCTACGGCGTCGGCGGCCAGGGCGTGGCCGCCGTGGCCACCATGCCGGCGATCGCCGCCCACGCCACCGCGCTCAAGGGCTCCGACCGCTACCAGACGGACATCGCCGTCGCCTCCGAGACCGCGCTGTTCCCGAACCCCGCCGCGATCGGCCTGGCCACCGGCCGCACCTGGCCCGACGCTCTGGCCGGCGGCGCGTTCATCGCCACGCAGCACGGCCCGCTGCTGCTCACCGACGGCCCGAACGTCCCGGCCGAGACCACCGCCTGGGTCGCGACGCACGCCGCGCACCTCACCGGCCTGACGGTCTTCGGCGGCGAGAACGCGGTGCCCTACACCGCCGCGCGCTCCGTCGCGGTGACCGCCTGGGGTCCGACCGCTTGGGTGAACAAGCTGATCGACCTGCCGTAA
- a CDS encoding metal-dependent hydrolase — translation MLGHSHATSGGLAWAAAASALPMSVLAYPAMHGSTAHIQVKDLIFGTFITAGAALLPDIDHPNGTIAHAIGPITHNLCRAIEKISGGHRHATHSFAFVAAVTYGTWAGEKYLGRYFTLGLVFFMLALAARALNLCPPGEGLHAYGPCILLAGGGTVLMDRWIASAPSWLPFAIGLGALTHLAGDCLTDHGCRLFWPFTLRTGIPLIQRTGNKMETWFLAPAMAVGCAVLLYIKTSGKS, via the coding sequence ATGCTCGGGCACTCACACGCGACCAGCGGCGGACTGGCCTGGGCGGCGGCCGCCTCGGCGCTGCCGATGAGCGTCCTGGCCTACCCGGCCATGCACGGCTCCACCGCGCACATCCAGGTCAAGGACCTGATCTTCGGGACCTTCATCACGGCCGGCGCGGCGCTGCTGCCGGACATCGACCACCCGAACGGCACCATCGCGCACGCGATCGGGCCGATCACCCACAACCTGTGCCGGGCGATCGAGAAGATCAGCGGCGGGCACCGGCACGCCACGCACTCGTTCGCCTTCGTCGCCGCCGTCACCTACGGCACCTGGGCCGGCGAGAAGTACCTCGGGCGCTACTTCACCCTCGGCCTGGTGTTCTTCATGCTGGCGCTGGCCGCCCGAGCGCTGAACCTGTGCCCGCCGGGAGAAGGGCTTCACGCCTACGGGCCCTGCATCCTGCTGGCCGGCGGCGGCACGGTCCTGATGGACCGCTGGATCGCCAGCGCGCCGAGCTGGCTGCCGTTCGCCATAGGCCTCGGGGCGCTGACCCATCTGGCGGGTGACTGTCTCACCGACCACGGCTGCCGGCTGTTCTGGCCGTTCACGCTGCGCACCGGGATACCGCTGATCCAGCGCACCGGCAACAAGATGGAGACCTGGTTCCTGGCGCCGGCGATGGCCGTGGGGTGCGCGGTGCTGCTCTACATAAAGACTTCTGGGAAGTCGTAG
- a CDS encoding CoA pyrophosphatase, with product MDIPIADPLPDWLLPLARAAEDGEGLGPRFKRPADLAGEPRRSAVLILFGEDPEAGPDVLFVERAKTLRNHPGQPAFPGGAVDPGEGPVATALREANEETDLDPSGVQVFGILPDQYVFPSDFLVTPVLGWWRAPSPVRVREPLEVASVRRIAVRELVDPANRMMVGNPSGRSSPAFEAGSLLIWGFTAALLDGVLKAGGWEQPWDTGRVEPLPQEVLALAFRSRGAPGGEDK from the coding sequence ATGGACATTCCGATAGCCGATCCGCTGCCCGACTGGTTGCTTCCGCTCGCCCGCGCCGCCGAGGACGGGGAGGGGCTGGGGCCCCGGTTCAAGCGGCCCGCGGATCTGGCCGGGGAGCCCCGGCGCTCGGCCGTGCTCATCCTGTTCGGTGAGGACCCGGAGGCCGGGCCCGACGTGTTGTTCGTCGAGCGTGCCAAGACGCTGCGGAACCATCCCGGACAGCCGGCGTTCCCCGGCGGCGCCGTGGATCCCGGGGAGGGTCCGGTGGCGACCGCGCTGCGGGAGGCCAACGAGGAGACCGATCTGGATCCCAGCGGGGTCCAGGTCTTCGGGATCCTGCCCGATCAGTACGTCTTCCCCTCGGACTTCCTGGTGACGCCGGTGCTGGGCTGGTGGCGTGCCCCGAGCCCGGTGCGGGTGCGCGAGCCCCTGGAGGTCGCCTCGGTGCGGCGGATCGCGGTGCGAGAGCTGGTCGATCCGGCCAACCGGATGATGGTCGGCAACCCTTCGGGGCGGTCGAGCCCGGCCTTCGAGGCGGGCTCGCTGTTGATCTGGGGCTTCACCGCCGCGCTCCTGGACGGGGTGCTCAAGGCCGGTGGATGGGAACAGCCGTGGGACACCGGGCGGGTCGAGCCGCTGCCGCAGGAGGTGCTCGCGCTGGCGTTCCGCAGCCGCGGGGCGCCGGGGGGAGAAGATAAGTAG
- the nth gene encoding endonuclease III encodes MTRAAADVSDVKSAKPESHTALVRRARKIYRELSDVYPYVKCELDFENPYQLLTAVILSAQSTDVGVNKVTPALFRRYPTPADLAEADPEELEALIKPTGFFHNKAKSLLGMARSVVSDHGGQVPGKLNELVKLPGVGRKTANVVLGDAFGVPGITVDTHFGRLVRRWGWTDLEDPVKVEHAIGELFPRKDWTLLSHRTIYHGRRVCHAKKPACGACPIAKLCPSRGIGEQDPVKAAALLKYKPGEGGLPL; translated from the coding sequence ATGACCCGAGCCGCCGCCGACGTCTCCGACGTGAAATCAGCGAAGCCGGAGAGCCATACGGCGCTGGTCAGGCGTGCCCGCAAGATCTATCGCGAGCTCAGCGACGTCTATCCGTACGTCAAGTGCGAGCTGGACTTCGAAAACCCCTACCAGCTCCTCACCGCGGTCATCTTGTCGGCCCAGTCCACCGACGTCGGCGTGAACAAGGTCACGCCCGCGCTCTTCCGGCGCTACCCGACGCCCGCCGATCTGGCCGAAGCCGATCCCGAGGAGTTGGAGGCGCTGATCAAGCCCACCGGCTTCTTCCACAACAAGGCCAAGTCGCTGCTGGGCATGGCGCGGTCGGTGGTCTCCGACCACGGCGGGCAGGTGCCGGGCAAGCTCAACGAACTGGTGAAGCTTCCCGGGGTCGGCCGCAAGACCGCCAATGTCGTGCTCGGTGACGCGTTCGGCGTGCCCGGCATCACGGTCGACACCCACTTCGGGCGGCTGGTGCGCCGGTGGGGCTGGACCGATCTGGAAGACCCGGTGAAGGTCGAGCACGCCATCGGCGAGCTGTTCCCGCGCAAGGACTGGACGCTGCTCTCGCACCGGACCATCTACCACGGCCGGCGGGTGTGCCATGCGAAGAAGCCGGCGTGCGGGGCGTGCCCGATCGCGAAGCTGTGCCCCAGCCGGGGGATCGGGGAGCAGGATCCGGTGAAGGCCGCCGCGCTGCTGAAGTACAAGCCGGGGGAAGGTGGTCTGCCGCTGTGA
- a CDS encoding oxidoreductase, with protein MQQQTWLITGVSSGLGRALAQAALAAGHTVAGTVRSEEDLRAFEALGPGRAHGRVLDVTDDAAVARTVDEVEASVGPLDVVVANAGYGLEGTFEETSLTEVRRQFEVNVFGAVATLRAALPAMRRRRHGHLMAVTSMGGLMAVPGMSAYCGSKFALEGILEALGKEVAQFGIHVTAIEPGSFRTDWSGRSMTRADRTVEDYDDLFGPIREARRKASGNQLGNPAKAGEAVVHIASVEAPPAHLLLGSDALRLVGAARAAVDADIRDWEALSRTTDFAEGAQL; from the coding sequence ATGCAGCAGCAGACATGGCTCATCACCGGAGTCAGCAGCGGCCTCGGCCGAGCGCTCGCGCAGGCGGCCCTGGCCGCCGGGCACACCGTGGCCGGCACCGTCCGTTCCGAGGAGGACCTGCGGGCCTTCGAAGCACTCGGCCCCGGGCGGGCACACGGCCGCGTCCTGGACGTGACCGACGACGCCGCCGTCGCGCGCACGGTCGACGAGGTCGAGGCGAGCGTCGGGCCGCTGGATGTGGTCGTCGCCAACGCCGGCTACGGCCTGGAGGGCACCTTCGAGGAGACTTCCCTGACCGAGGTGCGGCGGCAGTTCGAGGTCAACGTCTTCGGGGCGGTGGCCACGTTGCGGGCCGCGCTGCCCGCCATGCGCCGCCGTCGGCACGGCCACCTGATGGCCGTCACCTCCATGGGCGGGCTCATGGCGGTACCGGGGATGTCCGCCTACTGCGGCAGCAAGTTCGCCCTGGAGGGCATCCTGGAGGCGCTGGGCAAGGAGGTCGCGCAGTTCGGGATCCACGTGACCGCGATCGAGCCGGGCTCGTTCCGCACCGACTGGTCCGGCCGCTCGATGACCCGCGCCGACCGGACCGTCGAGGACTACGACGACCTGTTCGGCCCCATCCGGGAAGCCCGGCGCAAGGCCAGCGGCAACCAGTTGGGCAATCCGGCCAAGGCCGGCGAGGCCGTGGTCCACATCGCCTCGGTCGAGGCGCCGCCGGCGCACCTGCTGCTCGGCTCGGACGCGCTGCGTCTGGTCGGAGCCGCGCGCGCCGCCGTGGACGCGGACATCCGCGACTGGGAGGCGCTGTCCCGGACGACCGACTTCGCCGAGGGTGCTCAGCTCTGA
- a CDS encoding alpha/beta fold hydrolase: MQDSDPIRLAGPWTHRDITANGARFHVAEMGEGPLVLFLHGFPEFWWSWRHQLPAVADAGFRAVAMDLRGYGGSDKTPRGYDPLTLTMDVTGVIRALGQSNATLVGHGWGAFLGWTAAVFRPGAVNRLAVTGSAHPRRLRQGLLTDPKQISAARFMWSAQRPWAPEKALTRDAAMLVEQLLAEWGATGWPELDVAQRYREAMLVPGAAHSSLEYYRWLIRSLVRPDGMRYAQRMRTEVKVPVLHLQGELDTALLPHVARGSGRYVTAAYRWRLLEGIGHFAQEEAPMRFNGELIDWLKS, from the coding sequence ATGCAGGATTCCGATCCGATCCGCCTGGCCGGCCCGTGGACGCACCGCGACATCACCGCGAACGGCGCCCGCTTCCACGTCGCCGAGATGGGCGAGGGCCCGCTGGTGCTGTTCCTGCACGGTTTCCCGGAGTTCTGGTGGTCCTGGCGGCACCAGCTCCCGGCCGTGGCCGACGCGGGATTCCGCGCGGTGGCCATGGACCTGCGCGGCTACGGCGGCAGCGACAAGACCCCGCGCGGCTACGACCCGCTGACCCTGACGATGGACGTCACCGGGGTCATCCGGGCCCTGGGCCAGTCCAACGCCACCCTGGTCGGCCACGGCTGGGGCGCATTCCTGGGCTGGACCGCCGCGGTCTTCCGGCCGGGCGCGGTGAACCGCCTGGCCGTCACCGGTTCGGCCCACCCGCGCCGCCTGCGCCAGGGCCTGCTGACCGACCCCAAGCAGATCTCGGCGGCGCGCTTCATGTGGTCGGCCCAGCGGCCGTGGGCCCCGGAGAAGGCCCTGACCCGCGACGCGGCGATGCTGGTCGAGCAGCTGCTCGCGGAGTGGGGCGCCACCGGCTGGCCGGAGCTGGACGTGGCGCAGCGCTACCGCGAGGCGATGCTCGTGCCCGGCGCCGCCCACTCCTCGCTGGAGTACTACCGCTGGCTCATCAGGTCCCTGGTCCGCCCCGACGGCATGCGGTACGCGCAGCGCATGCGCACCGAGGTGAAGGTTCCGGTCCTGCACCTGCAGGGCGAGCTCGACACCGCCCTGCTGCCGCACGTCGCGCGCGGCTCGGGCCGCTACGTGACAGCCGCCTACCGCTGGCGGCTGCTGGAGGGCATCGGCCACTTCGCGCAGGAGGAGGCGCCGATGCGCTTCAACGGCGAACTGATCGACTGGCTCAAGAGCTAG